One genomic segment of Canis aureus isolate CA01 chromosome 37, VMU_Caureus_v.1.0, whole genome shotgun sequence includes these proteins:
- the LOC144306363 gene encoding histone H4, translating into MSGRGKGGKGLGKGGAKRHRKVLRDNIQGITKPAIRRLARRGGVKRISGLIYEETRGVLKVFLENVIRDAVTYTEHAKRKTVTAMDVVYALKRQGRTLYGFGG; encoded by the coding sequence ATGTCTGGTCGCGGCAAGGGCGGGAAGGGGCTGGGCAAGGGCGGCGCCAAGCGCCACCGCAAGGTGCTGCGCGACAACATCCAGGGCATCACCAAGCCCGCCATCCGGCGGCTGGCCCGGCGCGGCGGCGTCAAGCGCATCTCGGGCCTCATCTACGAGGAGACCCGCGGGGTGCTCAAGGTGTTCCTGGAGAACGTGATCCGGGACGCCGTCACCTACACGGAGCACGCCAAGCGCAAGACGGTCACGGCCATGGACGTGGTCTACGCGCTCAAGCGCCAGGGCCGCACCCTCTACGGCTTCGGCGGCTGA